The Chryseobacterium suipulveris genome window below encodes:
- a CDS encoding MlaD family protein, translating to MKFTKEIKAGLIAILAIVGFVFLFQFMKGKSLFTTDNIFYAKFDNVEGLAASNPVSINGLKVGQVDKIIPITEKDGKIHFVVKVIIDDNFEFSRKSTLEIFEPGLMSGKEMRVNLAYGQPMAKDGDTLAGAFKLSMMNSLSSQIGPVKDQLQVVLKRVDSLMVNASSITDAQNQAMIRSLLANLNQTVASFETTSRQTNALLANNDPRVQKVLDNANLATISAKSAIDKYGRVAEEVDVKKLNNTIDKLSLTADKLNSVIAGIQNGEGSLGKLAKDEELYRNLNASSENLNKLILDLKENPKRYLNFSVFGKNSSN from the coding sequence GTGAAATTCACCAAAGAAATAAAGGCAGGTCTTATCGCAATCCTTGCAATCGTTGGATTCGTGTTCCTGTTCCAGTTCATGAAGGGCAAAAGCTTATTCACCACCGACAATATTTTCTATGCAAAATTTGACAATGTGGAAGGATTAGCCGCTTCGAACCCAGTATCTATCAATGGTTTGAAAGTCGGACAGGTAGATAAAATTATTCCCATCACCGAAAAAGACGGTAAAATCCACTTTGTCGTAAAAGTAATCATCGACGATAATTTCGAGTTTTCAAGAAAATCAACTTTGGAGATTTTTGAACCGGGATTAATGTCGGGAAAAGAAATGCGCGTAAACTTGGCATACGGACAACCGATGGCAAAAGACGGCGATACTTTGGCGGGAGCTTTCAAGCTTTCGATGATGAACAGTCTCTCCTCGCAAATTGGACCGGTAAAAGATCAGCTTCAAGTAGTGTTAAAAAGAGTGGATTCGTTGATGGTCAATGCAAGTTCGATAACCGATGCGCAGAACCAGGCGATGATCAGAAGTTTGCTCGCAAACCTTAACCAAACTGTGGCCTCATTCGAAACTACTTCCAGACAAACCAACGCACTTTTGGCAAATAACGATCCGCGTGTTCAGAAAGTGCTCGATAACGCCAATCTTGCTACGATCAGCGCCAAATCCGCCATCGACAAATACGGAAGAGTGGCGGAAGAAGTTGATGTGAAGAAGCTCAACAATACCATCGACAAACTAAGTTTAACTGCCGATAAACTCAACAGCGTTATTGCAGGCATACAGAATGGTGAAGGTTCGCTTGGTAAATTGGCAAAAGATGAGGAACTTTACAGAAACCTCAACGCGTCTTCTGAAAACCTGAACAAACTGATTCTTGATCTGAAGGAAAATCCGAAAAGATATTTGAATTTTTCAGTTTTTGGGAAGAACAGCTCCAACTAA
- a CDS encoding 7-carboxy-7-deazaguanine synthase QueE: MDKEQEILLKEGKMLPVMEHFYTLQGEGAHTGKAAYFIRLGGCDVGCHWCDVKESWDPNLHPLMNTEEIAETAAKYCKTIVLTGGEPLMWNLDPLTKRLKELGCQIHIETSGAYEMSGILDWITLSPKKTGLPKEAIYSKANELKVIVFNNNDFKFAEEQAAKVSENCKLYLQSEWSKREEMYPKITDFILANPKWQASVQTHKYLNIP; the protein is encoded by the coding sequence ATGGATAAGGAACAGGAAATTTTATTAAAAGAAGGAAAAATGCTCCCGGTGATGGAGCATTTTTATACTTTGCAGGGAGAAGGTGCGCATACCGGAAAAGCTGCATATTTTATTCGTTTAGGCGGTTGCGATGTCGGCTGTCACTGGTGCGACGTGAAAGAAAGTTGGGATCCGAACCTGCATCCATTAATGAACACAGAGGAAATTGCCGAAACCGCAGCAAAATATTGCAAAACCATCGTGTTAACCGGTGGCGAACCTTTGATGTGGAACCTAGATCCACTAACCAAGAGATTAAAGGAACTCGGCTGCCAAATTCATATTGAGACTTCCGGAGCTTACGAGATGAGTGGGATTCTCGACTGGATCACACTTTCGCCCAAGAAAACGGGTCTCCCGAAAGAAGCGATTTATTCCAAAGCCAACGAGCTGAAAGTGATCGTCTTCAACAATAACGATTTCAAATTTGCCGAAGAACAGGCGGCGAAAGTTTCGGAAAACTGCAAACTTTATCTGCAAAGCGAATGGAGCAAACGCGAAGAAATGTATCCGAAAATCACAGACTTTATTTTAGCCAATCCAAAATGGCAAGCTTCGGTGCAAACACATAAATATTTGAATATTCCATAA
- the pgi gene encoding glucose-6-phosphate isomerase, whose protein sequence is MLPKINPTRTKAWQELNAHFAQNDFELRTLFQYNPERFNQFSVRRENYLFDFSKNLIDGRTFELLQNLAEECKLKEAISAMFSGEKINETEGRAVLHTALRDFTDKEILVDGENIKPKIRKVLDQMKGFSERVISGSHKGFTGKEITDVVNIGIGGSDLGPVMVVSALKHFKTRLNVHFVSNVDGNHIAETLKTLNPETTLFIIASKTFTTQETMTNAESAKSWFLKSAKQEDVAKHFVALSTNIQSVKAFGIAEENIFEFWDWVGGRYSLWSAIGLSISLAVGFNNFENLLKGAHETDVHFQAADFKENVPVLMALLGIWYRNFFSAGTYAILPYSQYLDRFPAYLQQGDMESNGKCVDRNGEFVEYETGPIIWGEPGTNGQHAFYQLIHQGTELIPADFIAYVKSPNQVSDHQEKLLANFFAQTEALAFGKTEEEARAELIESSKSEEEVKRLLNFKIFHGNTPTNSLLINELTPFSLGQLIALYEHKIFVQGIIWNVFSFDQFGVELGKVLAGKILKEIESGETVTSHDSSTNGLMNYFKEKKSI, encoded by the coding sequence ATGCTCCCAAAAATAAACCCAACCCGAACAAAAGCGTGGCAGGAACTGAACGCACATTTTGCGCAGAATGATTTTGAACTCCGTACGCTTTTCCAATACAATCCTGAACGATTCAACCAGTTCTCTGTTAGAAGGGAAAATTATCTTTTTGATTTTTCTAAAAATTTGATTGATGGAAGAACTTTCGAATTGCTCCAAAACTTGGCGGAAGAATGTAAACTGAAGGAAGCCATTTCGGCAATGTTTTCGGGTGAAAAAATCAACGAAACGGAAGGAAGGGCGGTTCTGCATACTGCATTGCGGGATTTCACCGATAAAGAAATCTTGGTGGATGGCGAAAACATCAAACCCAAAATCAGAAAGGTTCTGGATCAGATGAAGGGTTTTTCAGAGCGGGTGATTTCCGGTTCCCACAAAGGTTTTACTGGAAAAGAAATTACCGATGTGGTCAATATCGGAATCGGCGGTTCGGATTTGGGACCAGTGATGGTTGTTTCGGCACTGAAACATTTTAAGACACGGCTGAATGTTCATTTCGTTTCCAATGTTGACGGAAACCACATCGCGGAAACGTTAAAGACCTTAAATCCGGAAACCACGCTTTTCATCATTGCATCGAAAACTTTCACGACCCAGGAAACGATGACCAATGCGGAATCGGCAAAATCTTGGTTTTTGAAAAGCGCGAAACAGGAAGATGTCGCCAAACATTTTGTGGCTTTATCTACTAATATTCAATCAGTTAAAGCGTTCGGAATTGCAGAAGAGAATATCTTCGAATTCTGGGACTGGGTCGGAGGAAGATATTCGCTTTGGAGCGCAATCGGATTAAGCATTTCGCTTGCAGTTGGTTTCAATAATTTTGAAAATTTATTAAAGGGAGCTCACGAAACCGACGTTCATTTTCAAGCGGCAGATTTCAAAGAAAACGTCCCAGTTTTGATGGCGCTTCTCGGGATTTGGTACCGCAACTTCTTTTCCGCAGGAACTTACGCGATCCTTCCCTACTCACAATATTTGGACAGATTTCCGGCGTACCTGCAACAAGGCGATATGGAAAGCAACGGAAAATGTGTGGACCGAAACGGCGAGTTTGTGGAATACGAAACCGGCCCGATTATTTGGGGAGAACCGGGAACCAACGGACAGCACGCTTTCTACCAACTGATTCACCAAGGAACGGAATTGATTCCAGCAGATTTTATTGCTTATGTTAAATCGCCGAACCAGGTTTCTGACCATCAGGAAAAATTATTGGCGAACTTCTTTGCACAAACAGAAGCTTTAGCTTTTGGTAAAACCGAGGAAGAAGCGAGAGCGGAACTTATAGAATCCAGCAAATCTGAGGAGGAAGTGAAGCGGCTTCTTAACTTTAAAATCTTCCACGGAAATACGCCAACCAACTCATTGTTAATTAACGAATTAACTCCATTTTCATTAGGACAGCTCATTGCACTTTACGAGCATAAAATTTTCGTGCAGGGAATTATTTGGAACGTGTTCAGCTTCGACCAGTTCGGCGTGGAACTCGGAAAAGTTTTAGCTGGAAAAATTCTGAAAGAAATCGAAAGCGGGGAAACGGTAACCTCCCACGATTCTTCAACCAACGGTTTAATGAATTATTTTAAGGAAAAGAAATCAATCTGA
- a CDS encoding peptidylprolyl isomerase, whose translation MAVLEEIRNRPWLLMGIIAVAMLAFVVNPDSLQKLFGAKPGVFGKVNGDEITKEDFDDQLFILQQQAQQQGRPTKGLEEQAWQLAVQSKLIEQQFNKMGLKLTDEMFWNQLQYDPMFAQNQENFDAKGNFKIQEIKKQVEELKGTNAEMYNNWLKTRKAIEYRMMARQVFANVSTGITVSKKEAEEMMRQRDQLADIDFVKVDYDAYAQKNPVKVTTQDLADYIKKHPIMFKRDASRNLGLVYFPAAPSAEDDAATQKEINKLFSKGSEMSGGKESFQNTTNDSMFVALNSDMPFNPTYFSAAQLPAEIKDKVAGASVGTTWGPYKEQNFYVVSKLLDKKPSDSTLSRHILVSYKGNQAGADVTRTKEEAKKLADSIGAVVKADPSKFTEFLKYSSDPGSAAQGGSVGWTTPATPFVPEFLHFLATNGKGATGVVETQFGYHIINIEDKKSGSMTYKVANLVKTIKPSDKTENEVYTKATKFIQQVQGKSFNEFANLAKKNNYQFSNPKEVGRFQGQIPGLGTDKDEEVIAWAFNRKRSKGDTDIFTVDGTGDRIVAFLNGIQDAGTADPEAVRDQIEPIVKNKIIAKQITEKINAAKATNLDQLAKQFAVTKQSAQVNLLSPQVAGAMEPKVAGAAFGVAKGKLSNPVEGMTGVYVVMKKSETMNKQPGDVKQVIQSIQGQNSQQFGQLFLKSLQDNATIKDYRIQIYNQQTTQQ comes from the coding sequence ATGGCAGTTTTAGAAGAGATTAGAAACAGACCCTGGCTTTTGATGGGAATTATTGCGGTGGCAATGTTGGCGTTCGTTGTGAATCCCGACAGTTTGCAGAAGCTGTTTGGCGCAAAACCGGGTGTTTTCGGGAAAGTAAATGGAGATGAAATCACTAAAGAGGATTTTGACGACCAACTTTTCATACTTCAGCAGCAGGCGCAGCAACAAGGCAGACCGACAAAAGGTTTGGAGGAGCAAGCGTGGCAACTCGCTGTGCAGTCGAAACTGATCGAGCAGCAATTTAATAAAATGGGATTGAAGCTTACCGACGAAATGTTCTGGAACCAGCTTCAGTACGATCCGATGTTTGCACAAAACCAGGAGAACTTTGATGCAAAAGGGAACTTCAAGATTCAGGAAATCAAAAAACAGGTTGAAGAACTGAAAGGAACCAATGCCGAAATGTACAATAACTGGCTGAAAACCAGAAAGGCAATCGAATACAGAATGATGGCTCGACAGGTTTTTGCAAACGTATCAACAGGAATTACCGTGAGCAAAAAAGAGGCGGAAGAAATGATGAGGCAGCGTGACCAGCTTGCAGATATCGACTTTGTGAAAGTAGATTATGATGCTTATGCGCAGAAAAACCCAGTGAAGGTAACTACACAAGATTTGGCAGACTATATCAAGAAGCATCCGATTATGTTCAAAAGAGATGCGAGCAGAAACCTTGGATTAGTCTATTTCCCTGCAGCGCCAAGTGCGGAAGATGATGCAGCAACACAGAAAGAAATCAACAAATTGTTCTCTAAAGGAAGCGAAATGAGCGGCGGAAAAGAAAGTTTCCAAAATACGACCAACGACTCAATGTTTGTTGCGCTGAATTCAGACATGCCTTTCAACCCAACCTATTTTTCAGCGGCACAACTTCCGGCCGAGATTAAAGATAAAGTTGCTGGTGCAAGTGTAGGAACAACTTGGGGTCCATACAAAGAACAAAATTTCTATGTGGTTTCTAAGCTTTTAGACAAGAAACCATCGGACTCTACACTCTCAAGACATATTTTGGTTTCTTATAAAGGAAATCAGGCAGGAGCAGATGTTACAAGAACTAAGGAAGAAGCTAAGAAATTGGCCGATTCGATTGGAGCAGTGGTAAAAGCTGATCCTTCCAAGTTTACAGAATTCCTGAAGTATTCCTCAGATCCGGGATCTGCTGCACAGGGAGGAAGCGTGGGTTGGACGACTCCTGCAACTCCTTTCGTTCCGGAGTTCCTTCATTTCCTTGCAACCAACGGAAAAGGTGCAACCGGAGTCGTTGAGACACAGTTCGGATACCACATCATCAATATCGAAGATAAAAAATCGGGTTCAATGACCTATAAAGTTGCTAATCTTGTAAAAACGATCAAGCCATCAGATAAAACTGAAAACGAGGTGTACACGAAGGCAACCAAATTCATTCAGCAGGTTCAGGGGAAATCTTTCAACGAATTTGCAAACCTTGCCAAAAAGAACAACTACCAGTTCAGCAATCCTAAAGAAGTCGGCAGATTCCAGGGACAGATTCCGGGATTGGGAACCGATAAAGACGAGGAAGTTATTGCATGGGCTTTCAACAGAAAAAGAAGCAAAGGAGATACCGACATCTTCACTGTTGACGGAACCGGTGACAGAATCGTTGCCTTCTTGAACGGAATTCAGGACGCAGGAACTGCAGATCCGGAAGCGGTTAGAGACCAAATCGAACCGATCGTGAAAAACAAAATTATCGCGAAACAAATTACAGAGAAAATCAACGCGGCAAAAGCAACCAACCTTGACCAACTTGCAAAACAGTTTGCGGTAACTAAACAATCTGCGCAGGTTAACTTGCTAAGTCCGCAAGTTGCAGGTGCAATGGAGCCAAAAGTTGCAGGAGCAGCTTTCGGTGTAGCGAAAGGCAAACTTTCAAACCCAGTTGAAGGGATGACCGGAGTTTACGTGGTGATGAAAAAATCTGAAACCATGAACAAGCAACCGGGAGATGTGAAGCAGGTAATCCAGTCGATTCAGGGGCAGAATTCGCAGCAGTTTGGGCAGCTCTTCCTGAAGAGCTTGCAAGACAATGCAACGATTAAGGATTATAGAATCCAGATTTATAATCAGCAAACGACACAGCAATAA
- a CDS encoding (Fe-S)-binding protein: MQYIDNIIFAVLLIVGFGLFFKSLKEIYRNIKLGKFIDRTDNKPERWKMMTNVALGQGKMGKRPIAGFLHVLVYVGFVIINIELIEIIVDGIFGTHRFLASILGATLYGIFTATLEVLAILVVIAVILFFIRRNVLHIKRVSSDSEELKGWPISDANIILIIEFALMMAFFKMNSADFILQSRGVEGFHQLGSFPISQQLFVPIFNWFNFDSSFLIFTERAAWWFHFVGILVFMNYLYFSKHLHIIFAFPNTWYANLNPKGQFNNLDSVTKEIKLMMDPNADPYAAAPEADPNAVPEKFGASDVFDLNQVQLLNAYSCTECGRCTAVCPANITGKKLSPRRIMMKTRDRIEEVGKNINKNGKFVDDGKKLLDDHISREELWACTTCNACVEACPVLIDPLSIIVEMRRFLVMEQSAAPQELNLMMTNIENNAAPWQYNQADRLKWATD; encoded by the coding sequence ATGCAATATATTGACAATATTATTTTTGCGGTCCTGCTCATCGTGGGATTCGGGCTTTTTTTCAAGAGTTTGAAGGAAATCTACCGCAACATCAAGCTGGGTAAATTCATTGACAGAACCGACAACAAACCTGAACGCTGGAAGATGATGACCAACGTCGCTTTAGGTCAGGGAAAAATGGGGAAACGACCGATTGCGGGGTTCCTCCACGTTTTGGTGTATGTAGGATTCGTGATCATCAACATCGAGTTAATCGAGATCATTGTTGATGGGATTTTCGGGACCCACCGATTTCTTGCGTCGATTTTAGGTGCCACACTTTACGGAATTTTCACAGCCACACTGGAAGTTTTGGCAATTCTTGTTGTCATTGCAGTGATATTGTTTTTTATCCGAAGAAATGTTCTTCATATCAAAAGGGTCAGCTCAGATTCTGAAGAGTTGAAAGGTTGGCCGATCAGCGACGCAAACATCATCCTTATCATTGAATTTGCTTTGATGATGGCTTTCTTTAAAATGAATTCCGCAGATTTCATTTTACAGAGCCGTGGTGTTGAAGGTTTTCACCAACTCGGATCGTTCCCGATCAGTCAGCAATTGTTTGTGCCGATTTTCAACTGGTTCAATTTCGACAGTTCGTTCCTGATTTTCACGGAGCGTGCAGCGTGGTGGTTCCACTTCGTGGGGATTCTGGTTTTTATGAATTACCTTTATTTCTCCAAACACCTCCACATTATTTTTGCATTTCCTAATACGTGGTACGCGAACCTTAATCCAAAAGGACAGTTCAATAACCTTGATTCCGTAACCAAGGAAATTAAGCTGATGATGGATCCAAATGCCGATCCTTATGCAGCTGCACCTGAAGCAGATCCAAACGCTGTTCCTGAAAAATTCGGAGCGAGCGATGTTTTTGATCTGAATCAGGTTCAACTTCTCAATGCCTATTCCTGCACAGAATGTGGACGATGTACCGCGGTTTGTCCGGCAAATATTACAGGCAAAAAACTTTCGCCGAGAAGAATTATGATGAAAACCCGCGACAGAATCGAGGAGGTTGGCAAAAATATCAACAAGAACGGAAAGTTTGTGGACGACGGAAAGAAACTTCTCGACGACCATATTTCAAGAGAGGAACTTTGGGCGTGTACAACCTGCAACGCGTGTGTGGAAGCTTGTCCTGTACTCATCGACCCGCTTTCGATCATTGTGGAGATGAGAAGATTTTTGGTGATGGAGCAATCTGCCGCACCACAGGAACTGAACCTGATGATGACCAATATCGAAAACAACGCCGCACCGTGGCAATACAACCAAGCCGACCGATTGAAGTGGGCAACTGACTAA
- a CDS encoding (Fe-S)-binding protein, which yields MDFTIKTMAEYAAEGKMPEVLFFVGCAGSFDDRAKKITKALCKILNNVGVEFAVLGQEESCNGDPAKRAGNEFVFQMMALTNIEILNGYGIKKIVTACPHCFNTLKNEYPGLGGNYEVMHHTQFLKKLMEEGRLKVEGGKFEGKKITFHDPCYLGRGNGEYEAPRELLQKLDAELVEMKRCKSNGLCCGAGGAQMFKEPEKGNKDINVERTEEALDEKPDIIATGCPFCMTMMTDGVKHFNKNTEVAVKDIAELLAEAEDL from the coding sequence ATGGATTTCACAATAAAGACAATGGCAGAATATGCTGCCGAAGGAAAAATGCCAGAAGTGCTCTTCTTCGTAGGATGCGCAGGAAGTTTTGACGACAGAGCAAAGAAGATCACGAAAGCATTGTGCAAAATCTTAAATAATGTCGGCGTAGAATTCGCTGTGCTTGGTCAGGAAGAAAGCTGCAACGGCGATCCTGCGAAACGAGCTGGAAACGAATTTGTATTCCAGATGATGGCTTTAACCAATATCGAAATCCTGAACGGTTATGGCATCAAGAAGATTGTGACGGCTTGTCCGCACTGCTTCAACACGCTAAAGAACGAGTACCCAGGATTGGGCGGAAATTACGAGGTAATGCACCACACGCAGTTCCTTAAGAAATTAATGGAAGAAGGCCGTCTGAAAGTAGAAGGAGGGAAATTCGAAGGCAAGAAAATTACCTTCCACGATCCGTGTTATTTGGGAAGAGGAAATGGCGAATATGAAGCACCGCGTGAACTTTTACAAAAATTAGACGCCGAATTGGTGGAAATGAAGCGATGCAAATCCAACGGATTGTGTTGTGGAGCGGGAGGAGCACAAATGTTTAAAGAACCTGAGAAAGGGAACAAAGACATCAACGTGGAAAGAACCGAGGAAGCACTGGATGAAAAACCAGACATTATCGCGACAGGTTGCCCGTTCTGTATGACGATGATGACCGACGGTGTGAAGCATTTTAATAAAAACACCGAAGTTGCAGTAAAAGATATTGCAGAACTTCTGGCGGAAGCAGAAGATTTGTAA
- a CDS encoding bifunctional 5,10-methylenetetrahydrofolate dehydrogenase/5,10-methenyltetrahydrofolate cyclohydrolase, with amino-acid sequence MAQILDGLKLSNEIKQEIKQDVDKIIASGKRVPHLAAILVGNNGASKAYVNSKVKDCAEVGFKSSLIKFPSTASESELLEKIQELNTDPEVDGFIVQLPLPKQMDQEKVIMAINSHKDVDGFHPENFGRMALEMSTFLPATPFGILTLFERYNIETKGKHCVIIGRSRIVGRPMSILMGRKDFPGNSTVTLTHSYTPHVEEFTKNADIVITALGDPHFLKADMIKEGAVVVDVGITRVDDDSEKGYHLAGDVDFESCSKKASWITPVPGGVGPMTRAMLMKNTLLAYKHTIYKD; translated from the coding sequence ATGGCTCAAATTCTCGACGGACTGAAGCTTTCGAACGAAATCAAGCAGGAAATCAAACAAGATGTTGACAAAATCATCGCTTCCGGAAAACGCGTTCCGCACCTCGCCGCAATCTTGGTGGGAAACAACGGCGCAAGCAAAGCTTATGTAAACAGCAAGGTGAAAGACTGCGCGGAAGTGGGCTTCAAATCGTCGCTCATCAAGTTTCCAAGCACCGCATCGGAATCGGAACTTTTGGAAAAAATTCAGGAACTGAACACTGATCCCGAAGTTGACGGATTCATCGTACAGCTGCCTTTACCCAAACAAATGGATCAGGAAAAAGTTATCATGGCGATCAATTCCCATAAAGACGTAGATGGTTTCCACCCCGAAAACTTCGGAAGAATGGCTTTGGAAATGAGTACTTTCCTGCCTGCAACTCCGTTTGGAATCCTTACCCTTTTCGAACGGTACAATATTGAAACAAAAGGAAAACACTGCGTAATTATCGGAAGAAGCCGAATCGTAGGAAGACCGATGAGCATTTTGATGGGCAGAAAAGATTTCCCTGGAAATTCCACCGTGACTTTAACACACAGCTACACTCCACACGTTGAGGAATTCACAAAAAATGCCGACATTGTGATCACCGCATTGGGAGATCCGCACTTCCTGAAAGCAGATATGATTAAAGAAGGAGCAGTCGTGGTTGATGTTGGAATTACCCGCGTTGACGACGATTCCGAAAAAGGTTACCATCTTGCAGGCGACGTGGATTTCGAAAGCTGCTCGAAAAAAGCAAGCTGGATCACGCCGGTTCCGGGAGGAGTTGGACCAATGACGAGAGCAATGCTGATGAAGAATACTTTGTTGGCGTATAAACATACAATTTACAAAGACTAA
- the lon gene encoding endopeptidase La, which yields MTEFEDINFDEIMGDGFSIVAEEINLNDFTETAENKEQKIFPILPVRNMVMFPKVVIPITAGREMSIKLLEEAQQKGEFIGILSQNNSSVEQPTSKDMYQVGTLAKIIKIIKLPDGNTTAITKGFQRFKIKTFTSAKPYFKAEITKLKDVSTKKTEEYNALLENIKDLALKIIQLDPNIPNAANYAIKNLNDNEDLLNFVCTNANFAAADKQKLLEEKSLMIRAEKCYELMHNDFRKLELRNQIHQKTNKELDKNQREYFLNQQMKTIQEELGGGPDSDVEELQEKAKSIQWSEEVDAHFKKEINRLQRQNPNSPDYNVQRNYLDFFTDLPWQKYSKDIFDIVKAERILDKAHFGLEDIKKRILEHMAVLKLKNNMKSPILCLVGPPGVGKTSLGKSVADSLGRKYIRVSLGGLHDESEIRGHRKTYIGAMAGRILQSIKKAGTSNPVIVLDEIDKIGQGVHGDPSSALLEVLDPEQNYSFYDNFLEMGYDLSKVMFIATANSLSTIQRPLLDRMEIIEIAGYTLEEKVEIAKRHLIKKQQEENGLDSKSFKLGNAELKHIIDAHTSESGVRGLEKRIASIARWVALQTATEKAFDPKISIDKVDEILGVPRPKSLSEITGVPGVVTGLAWTQVGGDILFIESILSEGKGNLTMTGNLGTVMKESATIALEYIKAKHVELGISSEDIQKKNIHVHVPEGATPKDGPSAGIAMLTSIVSSFRNKKVKPHLAMTGEITLRGKVLPVGGIKEKLLAAARAGIKEIILCDANRKDVQEIKQDYLKNLKINYVSRMSEVVDLAVEK from the coding sequence ATGACAGAATTTGAAGACATCAATTTTGATGAAATAATGGGCGACGGATTCAGCATCGTGGCTGAAGAAATCAACCTGAACGATTTTACGGAAACTGCAGAAAACAAGGAGCAGAAAATATTCCCAATCCTGCCCGTAAGAAATATGGTGATGTTCCCGAAAGTGGTGATTCCGATTACTGCGGGAAGAGAAATGTCGATCAAACTCTTGGAGGAAGCGCAGCAAAAAGGCGAATTCATCGGAATCTTGAGCCAGAACAATTCCAGTGTGGAGCAACCTACTTCCAAAGATATGTACCAAGTGGGAACTTTGGCGAAGATCATTAAGATCATCAAACTTCCCGATGGAAATACCACCGCCATTACCAAAGGTTTCCAGAGATTTAAGATTAAAACTTTCACTTCTGCAAAACCTTATTTCAAGGCAGAAATCACGAAACTGAAAGACGTTTCTACCAAGAAAACCGAGGAATACAACGCGTTGTTAGAAAACATCAAGGATCTTGCCTTAAAAATCATCCAGCTCGATCCCAATATTCCGAATGCGGCAAACTATGCGATCAAAAACCTCAACGATAATGAGGACTTGCTGAACTTCGTCTGTACGAACGCCAATTTTGCGGCAGCGGACAAACAGAAACTTCTGGAAGAAAAAAGCTTGATGATCCGTGCAGAGAAATGTTATGAACTGATGCACAACGACTTCAGGAAACTGGAACTGCGAAACCAGATCCACCAGAAAACCAATAAGGAACTCGACAAAAACCAGCGCGAATATTTCCTGAACCAGCAGATGAAAACCATTCAGGAAGAATTGGGAGGCGGTCCCGATTCGGATGTTGAGGAGCTTCAGGAAAAAGCAAAATCCATACAGTGGAGCGAGGAAGTTGACGCCCATTTCAAAAAGGAAATCAACCGACTGCAGAGACAAAACCCGAATTCGCCTGACTACAACGTACAGCGAAACTACCTCGATTTCTTTACCGACCTTCCTTGGCAAAAATATTCCAAAGACATTTTCGACATCGTCAAAGCGGAAAGAATTCTGGACAAGGCCCACTTCGGTTTGGAAGACATCAAGAAAAGAATCCTGGAACACATGGCGGTTCTGAAACTGAAAAACAATATGAAATCGCCGATCCTCTGCTTAGTCGGTCCTCCCGGAGTAGGTAAAACGTCGCTCGGAAAATCGGTTGCGGATTCTTTGGGCAGAAAATATATCAGAGTTTCTTTAGGCGGACTCCATGACGAATCCGAAATCCGCGGACACCGAAAAACCTACATCGGCGCAATGGCAGGAAGAATTCTGCAGTCCATTAAGAAAGCAGGAACCTCGAATCCTGTGATTGTGTTGGATGAAATCGATAAAATCGGACAGGGAGTTCACGGCGATCCAAGTTCGGCGCTTTTAGAAGTCCTTGATCCCGAACAAAATTATTCCTTCTACGACAACTTCCTTGAAATGGGTTACGACCTTTCAAAAGTGATGTTTATCGCGACTGCCAATTCTCTTTCCACCATTCAACGACCACTTTTGGACCGAATGGAAATCATCGAGATTGCCGGTTACACTTTGGAAGAAAAAGTGGAAATCGCAAAACGTCATCTCATCAAAAAACAGCAGGAAGAAAACGGTCTGGATTCAAAATCATTCAAACTCGGAAATGCCGAACTGAAACACATCATCGACGCACATACTTCCGAAAGCGGCGTTCGCGGACTGGAAAAAAGAATTGCCTCAATCGCAAGATGGGTTGCGCTGCAAACTGCGACTGAGAAAGCATTTGATCCAAAAATCTCCATTGATAAAGTGGACGAAATCCTCGGAGTTCCACGTCCGAAAAGTTTGTCGGAAATCACGGGAGTTCCAGGAGTGGTGACAGGTTTGGCGTGGACGCAAGTTGGAGGCGACATCCTTTTCATCGAAAGTATTCTGAGCGAAGGAAAAGGAAACCTCACGATGACAGGAAATCTGGGAACCGTGATGAAGGAATCGGCGACGATTGCGCTGGAATATATTAAAGCAAAACACGTCGAACTGGGAATTTCTTCGGAAGACATCCAGAAGAAAAACATCCACGTTCACGTTCCGGAAGGAGCCACCCCAAAAGACGGACCTTCTGCGGGAATCGCGATGCTCACCTCGATCGTGTCGAGTTTCCGAAATAAAAAGGTAAAGCCACACTTGGCAATGACGGGCGAAATCACCCTTCGCGGAAAAGTGCTGCCTGTAGGCGGAATCAAAGAAAAACTTCTCGCCGCGGCAAGAGCGGGAATCAAGGAAATCATCCTCTGCGACGCGAACCGAAAAGATGTTCAGGAAATCAAACAGGATTATCTTAAAAACCTAAAAATCAATTACGTAAGCAGAATGAGCGAGGTGGTTGATTTGGCGGTGGAAAAATAA